The following is a genomic window from Adhaeribacter radiodurans.
TTACTTCTTTTTCCGGATGCGGAGCCAACGAGCTATCACTAACTAAATTGGGTACTGTTTTATTCAGCTTTTGTAAAAGAGGCTGGTTTTGAACCTCCGGATTAAAACTGTTTTCTAATCCGTTCGCATTTAGTAAAAGCATAAACGCCAGTAATAAAAAGCGAACTTTTGAGAATGGCATGCTCATTTTTATTCATTGGGTCCAAAAGAAATTCATGCACATCCAATCACTGTAACTCCTGTGGCATACTCCGGAAAGTATTACCTAACAGGCGGTTGCTTCGCAGGCATGCAAATACTGCAAGCCAAACGGTGTAATTTGGGCATAAACTTTTGCGTCTATCCCTTTTATAACTACCAACTTTTTATTTAGTAAATAATAAACTAAGTCTCCTAATTGTTGCCAATCTCTTGCTTGTAAAACAGGAATGGTTTCCAAATCGAAATACTCGTTTTTTGAAATTTTCAAAAATGCTAATACCTTTAAGCTTAAACCTATCATTTCGGCCGAAACAGTTACCTGCGGACGAGTAGCAGTCAATTCGCTGTTTTTCCGGATAGGTAAAGAAGTTGCCCGAGTGTTACCATTATTAGGTTTTACCTCAGTCGGCAAATTTGGAGTAGATAAACCTAGCGACTTCACAAACTGAGAAATATCTACCATCTCGGTATGATTTCCTTTATGTTTGTGGTAAAGGCCAACTAAAGATTTTTCTATTACTTCCAACATTATCTTAGAATGTTCCGGTATTATTTATTTTGACGTTATAAACTTACTACGACAATGGCTCGAAAAAAAGGAAAATAGAGGTTAAAAGGTAACATGGTATTTTAGGTACTAAAAATTTTAAAAACCATATTAATAATATAGAAAGCAGGTTTTGTTACTTAAAAAGTAAATCAAAAATCCTATTTAGTAACAAAATTTAGTTATTTTATGTCTGAAAAGTTTAAAGCATCCGTAAAGAAGTTAAGAAATCCTTTATTTTCGGGCAAAAAAAAGCCCTCAACTTGGAGGGTATCTACATTTTCCCGGTGATTACACAAGCCCAGAAGGCTTGTGCAAATCGGTGGGGTTTCTTAACAAAAACAAACAATCTTTATGTTTAACCCGGTTAGCTGCAAACATTCCGGGTAATCAAATCACGTAATTTATTCCGAGCGCAAGGCTTTTACCGGGTTTAACCAAGCCGCTTTTGCGGCCTGAAAACTAACCGTAAGCATTGCAATTACTAAAGCTGCCACTCCGGCAACTACAAATACCCACCATTGTATCGGTAATTGGTAGGCAAAATCCTGAAGCCAATAATGCATACCGTACCAGGCAACCGGGCAAGCCAATATAATGGCGATTAAAACGAGTAAAGCAAAATCTTTGGATAACAGAATAATAATATCGGTAACGGAACTGCCTAAAACCTTGCGAATACCAATTTCTTTGGTGCGTTGCTCGGCGGTGAAGGACGTCAGGCCAAATAAACCCAGGCAGGCAATTAAAATGGTTAATCCAGCGAAATAGCCAAAAACGGTCAGCATTTTTTCTTCGGAACGGTATTGCTTGGCAAAGTTGTCGTCCAGAAAGTAATACTCCATGGGGTGCTTAGGGTCAAAGGTCTTCCAAATGGCTTCTACATTCCGGATAGTTCGCGGCAAATGCTCTGGTTTTAAGCGAACTAATAAATAGGCCGGTGGAGTAGGGGCTAAAGCTATAATCAAAGGTTCAATTTTATGATGCAAAGAGGTGTAATGAAAATCTTTCACTATGCCTACTACCATGCTAGAGTCATAATCGCCCATCACCAGCTTTTTGCCAAGCGGGTTTTTCCAACCTAACTCTCGGGCGGCTGCTTCGTTAATTAAATAAGCTGCTTTTTGATCGGAAGAATGATTTTTTGAAAAATTACGCCCTTTTACCAGCTTAATCCCCATTAAATCTAAAAAGTCATAATCCACGAACATAGCGGCCATGGTTTTTTCCACTATCCGGTCCTTTTCTTTGGTTTGCACCAACACCCGCGAAGTGCGCTCGCCCGGAATTTGGATGCTCGTAGATACTTTCTCGACCTGAGGCTGTTTTAATAATTTTGCTTTTACTTCGGGTAAGCGATTGGTTAATGTTGAATCGCCGAGTGGCACTTCAATTACCAGTAGTTGTTCTTTGTGAAAACCTAGTCCAGAATTTTTTAGAAATTGCATTTGCCGGTACACAATGAGCGTGCCGCTGATTAAAATCAAAGAAATAGTAAACTGCACCACTACCAATCCTTTGCGGAAAAAAGAGTTGCTGCGCGGATTTTTATCCGATTTTAAAACTTCGGCCGGTTTAAATTTAGATAAAAAGAAAGCGGGGTAGCTACCGGCAATTATTCCAACAAATAACACAATTAAAGCCAGCGTGCCAATAAAAGAAGCATCGGTAAAAGATGCGTGAGTAAAATTTTTACCGGTTAAGGCATTAAAGTAAGGCAGCATTATTTCTACCGAAGCTACTGCCAGTAGTATGGCCATTAAGGTAATTAAAATTGATTCCCCCACAAACTGCCATACCAATTGCGATCGATGGGCACCTACTACTTTGCGTAATCCTACCTCCCGGGCCCGCTTCGACGAACGGGCCGTAGCCAGGTTCATGTAGTTAATACAGGCAATTAGTAAAATAAAAACGGCTACTAACCCAAAAATGTACACGTACGATTTATTACCGGCCGGCGAAATATCATAGGTGCGATCGGAGGTTAAATGAATTACTGAAATAGGTTGAAGAGAAAACTTTAACCGGGCACTCACATTATATTTTTCGGACCAGGGCGCTACTTCCTGATTATACAAACGATCGAGTTTTTGCTGAAAAGAACTTGCCTGATCCGGTTCAGAAAGCAGAATATAAGTAAACCAATTCATGGCAAACCAACTGTAATTAGCCGAATCTGCCGCGTGGTATTTTAAAGTGCGCTCCGATAAAAATAAATTAGCTTTAATATGCGAATGTTGGTCGTCTTTAAAAACGCCGGTAACTACGTAAGCATTATTACTAAATTGTAGAACCTGGCCTACCGCATCTTCTATAGCACCAAAGTATTTTTCGGCTAGCCTATCGGAAACCACCACTGTTTGCGCGTTTTGCAGCGCTGTTTGCGGATTACCGACCAAAAATTCGTAAGAAAATATGTCAAAGAACGTACTGTCGGCAAAAAAAAGGTCTTCTTCGTTGTAGGCCTTATCTTCAAGCCAAACGGTTTGTTTACCAATGGGTAATAACCGGGCTACTTTTTGTATTTCGGGGTAATCTTTTTGCATGGCTGCCGCCAAAGGTGCCGGCGAACGGGCAAATTTATCTTGCTGGCCTTGCAAGTTAATATCCGTTACTACCCGGAAAATGCGATCGTATTTATCAAAATGTTGCTCGTAGGTAAGCTCATCTTTCACATAGAAAAAAATGAGAATACAAGCCGAAATGCCCGTAGCTAAACCCGCTATGTTTATGGCCGAATAAGCTTTATTGCGTAATAAATTACGCCAGGCTATCTTAAAGTAGTTCTTTAGCATAGGCAGGTTTTTGGGTATTCTCTGTTCTTACTTTACCATCGAACAACCGAATAATCCGGCGGCTATATTCGGCATCGGTAGGCGAGTGGGTTACCATAATAATGGTAGTTCCAGCTTCATTTAACTCAGCGAGCAAGTTCATTACTTCCTGGCTCGTAGCCGAATCTAAATTACCCGTAGGTTCATCGGCTAAAATAAGCGGCGGCGAACAAATAATAGCCCGGGCAATAGCTACCCGCTGTTGCTGACCGCCAGATAATTGCTGCGGAAAATGATGGTGCCGATGCGCTATCTGGAGTTTTTCCATGGTGGTTGTTACCCGGTTTCTAATTTCTGCTGAGGAAAGCTTCTGGTAAATAAGCGGTAGTTCAATATTTTCGAACACCGTTAATTCCTCAATTAAGTTAAAGCTTTGGAATACAAAACCAATATTCGTTTTTCGTAAATCGGCCCGTTGTTTTTCGCTGTAATTGGCTACATTCTGCCCCTGAAAATAAAGCTCGCCGTACGTGGGATTATCTAACAAGCCTAAAATATTCAGGAGGGTAGATTTTCCGCACCCCGAAGGTCCCATTATAGCTACAAATTCTCCATCCTTAATTTCCAGGTTAACCCGGTGCAAAGCTGTTGTTTCAACTTCATCGGTGGTGTATTTCTTCTGCAGATTAACAGTTTTAATCATGTACTCAATCTAAGGTATTTGCCATTGCTAAAAAGTAATTAATTCGCTAGCACAATTTATTAAAAACATTAGCAATCCGTTTCACTAAGGCTTATTCTTTCCTTATTTTAATAATTTACTTGTTTTTATCTTGGTTGCAGGCAACCCAATAAGAATGCCATGTTTAGTAAATAGCTGATAGATAAGTATTTGCTATGATTAGGAGAGTAGTACAAGAAGTTTAGTGTACGAAACCGAACATATATTGCCTGAAATCGAACACTTACATTATTATTTTACTAAATTTGGCTGGAAAGAGAATGGTAATAACTTGATAACTAGTAATATGGTTATTAGGTACCAAGCATGGCATTTTAGTTGTGCATTCGCCTGCTCCGGGCTAAAAGCCGGGTTTAATTAAAAGTACTGACCTTACCCATTTTTAAATGGCAAAACAAAATTAATTTTGCCGGATAAAGAACCTGTAAGTTCTAAGGTTTTCTTCATTAAAAGTAAATCAGGAACTTCAATAGTATAATTCAAATAATTTAATTCATTTCCAGACGCGCCTGCATATGGCTAAAACCGACGCGAAAATTTTAATTGTAGATGATCAAGAAGATATCCTAACGGCGGGCCGGATTTTTTTAAAACAGCATTTTACGTACGTCCGCACGGAGTCTAATCCTAATCGTATTCCGTACCTGATGCAAAACGAGCATTTCGACGTGATCATGCTCGATATGAATTACTCCATTGGCGCAACTTCCAGTAGAGAGGGGTTTGATTGGCTGAAGGAAATTTTAGAGCGCGACCCCAATGCCGTGGTTATTTTAATTACCGCTTACGGCGACGTAGAAATTGCGGTAAAAGCCTTAAAAGAAGGTGCTACCGATTTTGTTTTAAAACCCTGGCAAAACGAAAAGCTTCTGGCTACTTTGCTCTCGGCTACGCAATTGAGTAAATCAAAAATCCAGGTGCGGCATTTAATGGCGCGTCAGCAGCACATTACGCAAACCATTGAAAAAAACTACGGCGAATTTATAGGGATGTCGCCGGCTATGCAAAAGGTTTACCAGACCATTGAAAAAGTTGGGCCTACCGATGCTAACGTTTTAATTTTAGGGGAAAATGGAACGGGTAAAGAATTAGCCGCCCGCGCTTTACACCGTAAATCGCCGCGTAGTGCCGAGGCGTTTATTAACGTTGATTTAGGTGCAGTAAGCGAAACTTTGTTTGAAAGTGAATTATTCGGGCATGCCAAAGGCGCTTTTACCGATGCCAAAGAAGAGCGGGCCGGGCGCTTTGAAACCGCCTCCGGAGGAACGCTTTTTCTCGACGAAATTGGTAACCTTACTTTACCGTTACAGGCAAAATTATTAACCGCGCTGCAAAGCCGCCAGATAATCCGGCTAGGTACCAATAAATCCATTCCGATTAATATCCGGTTGGTAAGCGCTACTAACATGCCGCTGCACGAAATGGTAGGACAAGGACGGTTTCGGCAAGATTTGCTTTACCGGATAAACACCGTAGAAATTCAATTGCCGCCTTTGCGCGAACGGAAAGAAGATATAAAATTACTAGCCGAACATTTCCTTAATATTTACCGCCGTAAATACCAGAAACCTACTCTGGAACTAGAACCGGAAACATTAAAGAAATTAGCCGAATACCACTGGCCGGGTAACATCCGCGAACTCGACCACGCCATTGAACGCGCTGTAATTATGAGCGACGAAAGAACTTTACGGATTTCTGATTTTGGCTTTGCCGCTAATTCTTCTAAAAACGAAGCTAGCTTAGATGCTGATTTAACTTTGGATGCGCTCGAAAAATTAATGGTGCAAAAAATGCTGGCTAAATACGCCGGCAACATCACGCACGCTGCCCGCGAGCTAGGCATTACCCGTACCGCCCTTTACCGCCGAATCGAGAAGCATGGTTTATAATAATTTCCGCGTCCGCCTGCTGCTCAAAATACTAAAACTGGTTTTTACCATTAGCCTTTTGGCTTTTGTTTTAATCTACCCGCACTGGTATGTTTCCGGGTTTTGCCTTTTGCTGCTTATTACGGCTCAGGTTTATTTTTTACTCGAATACGTAGAGCAAACCAATCGCGAACTCACTCGTTTTTTCTCGGCCATCCGGTATTCTGATTTTACCCAGCGTTTTGCCCCGGAAGGTAAAAACAGCACCTTTCAATCGTTGTACCACGAGTTTAACGAAGTAATTATGGCTTTTCAGCGGATTAAAGCGGAGAAAGAAGCCAACCATTTGTATCTGCAAACTATTGTAGAGCACATGAACATTGGAATATTAGTTTTTGATGCCGAGGGCGAAGTAAAATTACTAAATAAGGCAGCCAAAGAATTACTTTGGTTACCGTATTTAAAAAACATTCAGGCTTTGGAACGTACCAGCCTGGAGTTATTGGCTACTCTTTATAGCTTGGAAACCGGCGATAGTAAATTAGTAACTCTTAACCGCGAAGAAGGGTCGGTGTTGCTGGCTTTACGGGCTACCCAATTGCAATTACAAGGCGAACAGTTAAAAATAATTTCATTGCAAAACATTCGCTCCGAAATGGAAGAACAAGAGCTGGAAGCCTGGCAAAAGCTTATCCGGGTGTTATCGCACGAGATTATGAATTCAATTACGCCGGTCGTTTCTTTGGCCTCGAGCATCCACGATTTAGTAGCTCAGGACTTAATTACGCAAACGGCCGGGGGGCACATTACCGTAGACGAAGAGGTAATGACTGATGTGCAAACGGGTTTGCTTACCATTGAAAAACGAAGCGAAGGCTTGCTGCATTTTGTGCACGATTACCGCAAGCTAGCCCGGGTACCAAAACCAAATCTGAAGCCAGTAAAATTAAAAAACTTATTTGAGCAACTGGATGCCTTGCTACGCACCGAAATGGGGTACCATAAAGTAAAATTTGCTTTGTATATTCCTAAAGAAGAAATGGAGATTTCTGCTGATGCCGAATTAATTAGCCAGGTACTCATAAACCTGATAAAAAATGCGATGGAGGCCTGTGCTGGTTGCGAGAACCCGAAAGTAGAAGTTTATGCCTATTACGATCCCCTGGAAAATAACCGGGTGCGGATTGATGTAAAAGATAACGGACCCGGCATTCCGGAAGAAATTATTGATAAAATATTTATTCCCTTTTACACCACTAAAAAAGAAGGCTCGGGTATTGGTTTGAGCTTATCGCGCCAAATTATACGTTTGCACCGGGGCACTTTGCGGGTAAGCAGCCAACCAGACAAACAAACGGTTTTCTCGTTATTATTCTGATTGGTTTGGGTTAACAACAACCTTCAACCAATTGGTAATATACTTTTTAAAGCGCATTATTTTGTTACAAATACTATTTGCCTTTTTCTAGAATCAGGCAGAAAAGTAGTTGTCCATAATTTCATTAAGCATTTCTATCGTTAAAGGCTTGCTCCGGAATTCAGCTACTTCGGCAATTCCATTCGCCTTTTTTTCATCGTCGTAATTTACAGATGCCGACAAAATGATAATAATGGGCGGATTACTTCCAGACTCTATCTTTTTGTACTCATCAATAAAATCCCAGCCCGTCAGGCCGGGTAAGTTCAAATCCAAAAAAATAAGTTCGGGTTTTTCCTGTTCTGCTCTGCCCGGACTTTTTAAAAGGTTTAATGCTTCTTGAACTGTTTCGGCTATCTGTATATTTCGGGTTAACTGGGTTCTGTCCAGCGTACGTTTATGTAAAAAATTAGTAGTCGCATCATCGTCAATTAACAAAACGTTTAACTTTCTACTCATGGTTATTGTATTTAGTAAATAGGTAACTTAAAACGAAAAATACTGCCCCCTTCCGGGTTAGGTTCCACCCAAATTTTACCTCTGTGTAATTCTACAATTTTCCGGCAATGAGCAAGACCAATACCGGTACCTTCGTAAGCCGTTCGGGGGTGTAATCGATGAAATATAACAAAAATTTTCTCCCGGAATCGGGCATCAATGCCAATACCGTTATCAGCAACCGAAAATACCCAATAATTGTTATCTTGTTCGGCAGTTATTCTAATCTGCGGAGAAATATTTTTCTGCCGAAATTTTATTGCATTACTAATGAGGTTCTGAAACAATAATTTAAGTTCTAATCCATAGGCCTGCAGTTCAGGAAGTGAACTACTTGTAATAGTAGCCTGATTTTCCTGAATGTACGTGCTTAAATCAGTTAAACATTCTTGTAGAATAGTATTACAATCAACTTTCTCCAATAATTTATTTTTACCCAGGTGAGAGTACTCCAGCAGACCGGTAATTAATGCGCGCATCCTTACGGCAGACTGCGATAAAAAGCCGAGGTAAATGGAGGTCATTTCGTCCATTTCACCTTTATTTTGTTGTTCCAAATTAGCAACTACGGTGGTAATGGTACGCAAAGGTTCTTGGAGGTCGTGGGAAGTGATAAAGGCAAATTGTTCTAATTCATGGTTCTTGTGCTTTAAGGTTTCAACCAGGTGCTCCAATTTAATGCTTTCTTCCTTTAATTGCATCTGCAGGTACGCTTCCTGGGTTATCGTTTTCTGTAAACCTTTAACCAGCATGTCTAACAGCGCCACACAAACTACATTTAAACAAATAAGATTGGAAGAAACTGCTATCCAGGATTCTGTATTATATAGCTGCGTTAAAGTAGAGTTTAGCAGCTTAAAATGAATAATAAGGGCAAAAATAACGCAGATAATTAGATTAAGGAGAATACTTTTGTAGGCGACGGACACCGGAAAAATAAGGGCCGTAAAAATAGTAATGGTTAACAAATACAATAATCCCGGCCCGAAAGAACCTAAAAATAGAAGCAATATCACAGCTAGCATATAAAGCATCGCCATGGCTAAAATCTTCCGGATAGCTAAACTTAGATTCGGGTGAAAGGCAATCAGAACAAAAGAAAGAACGGTTACAATATCAACAAAAGCTAAAAATATTAAACCTTCTTTTAAAGACACCCATACACCCGGAATTAAGGCTACCAAACTTACAGGTAAAAAATAGACAAAAGCATTCGTAAACACTTTATCGCGCCAATAAGCCAAATCTTCTATCTCTGGCTTATTCTTGCCTAGTAAATTTTCTTCCGTAAATTGTCTGTACTGCAGCCAATAACTCATTTAAATCTTATTTATATAGGTGCAAGTCTTTAAAACTGCCCTAAATTAATATTAAAAGGCTGTAGAAAAGGTTATATATAAGTTAATTAATTTTTTCAGAATTGACAGGTTTTATAGGGAAAGTTTAAGTTTGATATATCTATTTAAAAGCAAATTTTTGGTGAGGATTTAAGTGTTTTGCGTAAACTAGGCAGATTGAATGCTTTTATTTTAATGTTGTTGTGTAGTGAAAAAGTAGTAAACCAATAGCCAGAATTGTTAAAATAAAGCAAATGTATAAACTTAAAATAGTCCTACAATTGCAGCTTTTAGTAATTCTGAAAAAGGCTAAGAGGTAAATCTTATAATGTAAATTTTAACATTTACTTTTAATATTTATAAGTTAAAAATCACCAAGTTATTCCTTGGTCTTATTAAAAACTAGTGTCCGGAATCAGGCAGTTGTTGTTCGATATTGAATATTCTTTTTCATTTCTTTTTAGGTTAAATGGCACTTATGGCAAATAAGGCAGCATTTTTAATTGTGGTACCTTTATTGAAATTTAGTTGAGTGCCATAAACATAAACAACCAATATTGATGGAATCTCCTTCAGGCCTAACCGAAATCAGAATATATAATGAAAGCAAGTTTTGGTTTCCTGGCCGTTGGGTGGGCGGAATCAGTTTAATCATTAGTCCTCTGTTATTGCTTACGGGAGTATTGCTCCGGCTTCCGTATCATTTCTTTTTTCCGCAGCAACTTGCCGCGTACCAAGAGTACCCTACATTAATTTTTGCGGCGTATAGTTTTTTTCTGGCGGGTAATATCTTACTGAGCTTAGCCGTATTCACCCTGATTCAGTTAATTGGCCTTCGAAAACCTAATTGGGCAATTAGCGGGGGCATTATGGTTTCGCTGGGGCTTTTTGCGCGAACCTTTCACGCAGGCATTGATCATTTAGCTTTTCAATTAGTTCCCATCAATAATTTAGAACTAGCTACCAAGACCGTTGCCAGTTCTTACGGCGCATACCATATTGTTTCCGCGCTTTCTCCTTTTATTCTTTTCGGTTGGGTAGTGCTGGCAATTGGTGCGTATATTTCTGGAGTTTTACGAATTGTTCCCTCCCTTGCTCTTGGGTTAATGGCTTTATTAATGATTGGGGTTTTAAAAGGTAGTTCGGCAACTTCTGTTGTAGCAACCACGGGACTTTGCGTAGCCTTTATTCCCTTAGGTCTTAAAGTTATTTCTAATGGTCCTCAACCCAAGTTAGTTACGGTTGTTAAATGGACGGTTTTTCTGATTGTATTATTAATTATACTTTACTTTTTAGGACAAGCGGGATAATTGCCAAGATTTTATCTTCTTAAAATCTATTCCGGCTTTTTAGCTTGCGGGCTTCCGGCGGGAACTAGTAAATTGGTGTCAGAGAGCCAATCGGCGAGCCGTTGGGGCCAAGTAGCTACCGAATTTAATTTAGAGCGTTGGCCCATATTAAAACCATGACTGCCTTGGGCTAAAATGTGAGCCTCCACTGGTACTTTTGCCGCCCGGTACTTCTGTAAAATTTCGATGGTAGAACCAGAGCAGCAAGGATCGTTATTAGCAGTTAATAAAAAGGCGGGCGGGGCATCGCTGGCGATAGTAGCGGGGATAAAACCCGGCCCCGGATAAATTAATACTAAAAAATTTGGTTTGCTGTTCAGGCGGTCAATCGGGTCTGTGGCTTTCGCGTCGCCGGTACCGGGGCCATAAGCTACCATGTTGGCTACTTCGCCGCCGGCCGAAAACCCCATCATTCCTACCCGATTGGGGTCAATACCCCATTCTTTAGCGTGACTCCGAACCAGCCGTAAGGCGCGTTCGGCATCTTGCCGGGGATGTTTGTCGACGCTATAAGGTGAATTTTCTTCGCGGCCTAAACGATATTTTAACACAATGGCGGCTACTCCCAAATTATTCAGAAAAGTAGCTGGTTCTACTCCCTCGGCGTTGTATACCAATTCGCGATGTCCTCCGCCCGGGCAAATCACTACGGCAGCTCCGGTTGCTTTTTCTTTGGGCGGTAAAAAAACAGTAACAGAAGGATTATGTATATTTTTTACCCACCAATCTTTGGCTTGCTCCGGCTCATTCCGGCGACTTTCGAAACCAGGTGCTCCTTTAGGCCACAACGGAATTGTAGTGCCTTTTTCCTGCGCCTGGCCGGGAATTATAAAGGAAATTGAAAGAAAGAGGCTTACCAAAATTGGAACCAAAATGAATCGCACGGGCATATTACTAAATTTAACTTCGGAATGAAGATAACAGAATTAGAAGAATTAGCATAGCAAAAAAGAATAGGATAAGAAAAGATCTTACAGCTTTACTTTAAGGAGTTAATCAAAATAGTAAGAAGTAGTTCTATAGCGGACTTTGATGTTGTTCTTTGGAGCCGGTTCCCGTCTCTAGGCGGCGGTGCTAACTTGTTTGATATTTCAAGTTTTGCCTCATAGCCAGCGGGCCTCGTTTGGCTCTCTCGCCCTCGCTAGCCTTCCTTTCCTCGTCTCCGTCTGCGGAATGCCTCCGGCACAGGAATCCTAGCAGGTGCTCCACAGCCAAACTGGTGTCTTTGCGCTTAGCTTAGGTTTTTACTTTTTTAGAAATATAAGATGGTATTAAGCCAATTTATTAGAATCTGCTAAGAGGGAAAGCAGAACCCGGATGTTTAATTATTGTCATTTGTAGCCGCCCATTAAAACTATTACTCTTCTCCTTAAATAAACAAGTTAATTATACAAGATGTGGAAGAAAAGCAGTAGCTAAGTACGAAGATACCAGTTTGGCTGTTGAGGGCCTTTTAGCGTTCTGGTGCTGCAAAGCAGCATGGCGCAGTGCAACGAGCCAAAGTTCGCTAAACTGCCCGAAAGAGCCAAACGAGGCCCGCCGGCCACGAGGCAAACTTAGGCTTGTCAAACAAGTAAGCACCACAAAATGGAGACTTGGAAAGGATCCAAAGAAAACGCTTACCAGCAAGCAAACTCTATAGTAGCTTTCTGATAAAATTTAATATTAATTGAAAGTTAGCGGGCATTTACCTGCTTTGCTAAAATCCATGTTTTCCAGGTAGTAAGATCTGACTTGATTAACTTAATTGCCTGGATTTACTTTTTACTTCAGGGCAAGTAATCAGAAAATATAATAAGATATTGTTTATAAGGCTCCAGCTTTTTACTTTAAAGTAGTTTTGCAAGGTTCAGGATTGACTATCATTAAACTGGGTCGGCAGGCTTTTAAATCAAAGTATTCAATTATATGTTATATCATTTGATTAAAGTAATTTAGGGTAAGCAATAGCTGTATCTACACTTTTAAATACCTTACGCTACCTTGGCAACCTGCTGCCCAATAATCTGGTTAAGTTGGTGTGCCGGCACAACGCCTGATTGGCGCCACAGAATACGGCCCTGGTGAAATAAGATTAACGTGGGAATGCCCTGAATGCCATATTGCTGCGACACGGCCTGGTTATGATCAACGTTAATTTTAATTATTTTTAATTTACCGGCTTGAGTTTTCGCTACTTGTTCAATAATAGGAGCCATTGTTTTACAAGGGCCGCACCAATCGGCGTAAAAATCTACTAAAACCGGCATGCCGGGTGCATTAATTAATTCTTGAAACGACTTTTTAGCCATAATTTTGTTAATGCTTAAGGTTTACAATAGAAAATAGTAAATTCTTCTATAACTTGTTTCTTTTACTGAATCCGGAGTTAATTGGTTAAG
Proteins encoded in this region:
- a CDS encoding ABC transporter permease, with translation MLKNYFKIAWRNLLRNKAYSAINIAGLATGISACILIFFYVKDELTYEQHFDKYDRIFRVVTDINLQGQQDKFARSPAPLAAAMQKDYPEIQKVARLLPIGKQTVWLEDKAYNEEDLFFADSTFFDIFSYEFLVGNPQTALQNAQTVVVSDRLAEKYFGAIEDAVGQVLQFSNNAYVVTGVFKDDQHSHIKANLFLSERTLKYHAADSANYSWFAMNWFTYILLSEPDQASSFQQKLDRLYNQEVAPWSEKYNVSARLKFSLQPISVIHLTSDRTYDISPAGNKSYVYIFGLVAVFILLIACINYMNLATARSSKRAREVGLRKVVGAHRSQLVWQFVGESILITLMAILLAVASVEIMLPYFNALTGKNFTHASFTDASFIGTLALIVLFVGIIAGSYPAFFLSKFKPAEVLKSDKNPRSNSFFRKGLVVVQFTISLILISGTLIVYRQMQFLKNSGLGFHKEQLLVIEVPLGDSTLTNRLPEVKAKLLKQPQVEKVSTSIQIPGERTSRVLVQTKEKDRIVEKTMAAMFVDYDFLDLMGIKLVKGRNFSKNHSSDQKAAYLINEAAARELGWKNPLGKKLVMGDYDSSMVVGIVKDFHYTSLHHKIEPLIIALAPTPPAYLLVRLKPEHLPRTIRNVEAIWKTFDPKHPMEYYFLDDNFAKQYRSEEKMLTVFGYFAGLTILIACLGLFGLTSFTAEQRTKEIGIRKVLGSSVTDIIILLSKDFALLVLIAIILACPVAWYGMHYWLQDFAYQLPIQWWVFVVAGVAALVIAMLTVSFQAAKAAWLNPVKALRSE
- a CDS encoding ABC transporter ATP-binding protein; the protein is MIKTVNLQKKYTTDEVETTALHRVNLEIKDGEFVAIMGPSGCGKSTLLNILGLLDNPTYGELYFQGQNVANYSEKQRADLRKTNIGFVFQSFNLIEELTVFENIELPLIYQKLSSAEIRNRVTTTMEKLQIAHRHHHFPQQLSGGQQQRVAIARAIICSPPLILADEPTGNLDSATSQEVMNLLAELNEAGTTIIMVTHSPTDAEYSRRIIRLFDGKVRTENTQKPAYAKELL
- a CDS encoding sigma-54-dependent transcriptional regulator, translated to MAKTDAKILIVDDQEDILTAGRIFLKQHFTYVRTESNPNRIPYLMQNEHFDVIMLDMNYSIGATSSREGFDWLKEILERDPNAVVILITAYGDVEIAVKALKEGATDFVLKPWQNEKLLATLLSATQLSKSKIQVRHLMARQQHITQTIEKNYGEFIGMSPAMQKVYQTIEKVGPTDANVLILGENGTGKELAARALHRKSPRSAEAFINVDLGAVSETLFESELFGHAKGAFTDAKEERAGRFETASGGTLFLDEIGNLTLPLQAKLLTALQSRQIIRLGTNKSIPINIRLVSATNMPLHEMVGQGRFRQDLLYRINTVEIQLPPLRERKEDIKLLAEHFLNIYRRKYQKPTLELEPETLKKLAEYHWPGNIRELDHAIERAVIMSDERTLRISDFGFAANSSKNEASLDADLTLDALEKLMVQKMLAKYAGNITHAARELGITRTALYRRIEKHGL
- a CDS encoding sensor histidine kinase — translated: MVYNNFRVRLLLKILKLVFTISLLAFVLIYPHWYVSGFCLLLLITAQVYFLLEYVEQTNRELTRFFSAIRYSDFTQRFAPEGKNSTFQSLYHEFNEVIMAFQRIKAEKEANHLYLQTIVEHMNIGILVFDAEGEVKLLNKAAKELLWLPYLKNIQALERTSLELLATLYSLETGDSKLVTLNREEGSVLLALRATQLQLQGEQLKIISLQNIRSEMEEQELEAWQKLIRVLSHEIMNSITPVVSLASSIHDLVAQDLITQTAGGHITVDEEVMTDVQTGLLTIEKRSEGLLHFVHDYRKLARVPKPNLKPVKLKNLFEQLDALLRTEMGYHKVKFALYIPKEEMEISADAELISQVLINLIKNAMEACAGCENPKVEVYAYYDPLENNRVRIDVKDNGPGIPEEIIDKIFIPFYTTKKEGSGIGLSLSRQIIRLHRGTLRVSSQPDKQTVFSLLF
- a CDS encoding response regulator, with amino-acid sequence MSRKLNVLLIDDDATTNFLHKRTLDRTQLTRNIQIAETVQEALNLLKSPGRAEQEKPELIFLDLNLPGLTGWDFIDEYKKIESGSNPPIIIILSASVNYDDEKKANGIAEVAEFRSKPLTIEMLNEIMDNYFSA
- a CDS encoding sensor histidine kinase, encoding MSYWLQYRQFTEENLLGKNKPEIEDLAYWRDKVFTNAFVYFLPVSLVALIPGVWVSLKEGLIFLAFVDIVTVLSFVLIAFHPNLSLAIRKILAMAMLYMLAVILLLFLGSFGPGLLYLLTITIFTALIFPVSVAYKSILLNLIICVIFALIIHFKLLNSTLTQLYNTESWIAVSSNLICLNVVCVALLDMLVKGLQKTITQEAYLQMQLKEESIKLEHLVETLKHKNHELEQFAFITSHDLQEPLRTITTVVANLEQQNKGEMDEMTSIYLGFLSQSAVRMRALITGLLEYSHLGKNKLLEKVDCNTILQECLTDLSTYIQENQATITSSSLPELQAYGLELKLLFQNLISNAIKFRQKNISPQIRITAEQDNNYWVFSVADNGIGIDARFREKIFVIFHRLHPRTAYEGTGIGLAHCRKIVELHRGKIWVEPNPEGGSIFRFKLPIY